The sequence CGGTGCACGGTACGCCCTTGAACTCGTCCAGCGCCCAGAAGCTCGGCTGCGTCGCCGAGGAGAGCAGCACGGTCGCGCCAAAGTGCCGCACGAGCAGCCGGAGTCCGTCGAGGATCGGCGCGAGCATCGCGTGCGGCAGCGCCTGCACCTCGTCCAGCACAATCACCGAGTTGGCCAGCCGGTGCACGCGGCGCATCGCCGACGGCTTGCGGGCGTACAACGATTCGAAGAGCCGGACAAACGTGGTGACGACGAATGGGGCGTCCCAGTTCTCGGCCGCCAGCCGCGCCCACCGGCCGGCCCTCGGGTCGTCAAAGTCCGCTTGGCTGTGATGTTCGAGGACGACCGGCTCACCACCCTCCTCGTCGAGCAGCCGCCGGTAGACGGCGGCGTTCTGCTCGGTGATGGTGAGGAACGGAAGCGCCACGATCACCCGACGCAGGCCATGCTTTTCCGCGTGTCGCAGCGCGAACCCGCCGCTTGCGAGGGTTTTCCCGGCTCCGGTCGGCGCGCCGAGGCGGAACACCCCGCGATCCCGCTCAGCTGCCGCGAGGCATTCCGCGTAAACCTGCTCTCGGAGGCTGCCGACTGGAGTACCCCCACGCCCGGCGAGTTCGCCACGCCGCCGCTGCTCGAACAGCTTGTAGAGGTGCCCGAAGTCGGCGTCCGGTCGCACTCGCGGGCTGGGCAGTGCCTGAAAATGTGCGCTGGTGTCCAGGCTGTCCGCGTCGACCAGAGCGCTGTAGCACAGACGCAGCGCCATCTCCCCCACCAGCGGATCTGCCCGCCAGTCCGCTGGCACCAGGGGGTCGAGCCTCTCCGGCAGGTCAGGCAACAGCCCGAGCAGTTCCCGCTCAGCGGACGCCACGTCGCCGGGTGCGTCGGCAAGTTTCCGCCTGAAAGCCTCCAGCAGGTTAGGCGCATCGATCAGCCCGCCGTGGTGGCCGAAGATCGCACCGGCGAACGCGCCGAGTCCACGTTCGTGCGCGATCCAGGTGCCGAATGACTTATGGTCGATGCCGACTGGACGGCCGGTGGACGCGACAGCAGCAAGTTTGTCCTGCCAGGCGCAGGCTGCCTTACCCACGTCATGCAAAGCACCAAGCCAGTACGCCACCTCGCCCGCGCCGAACGAGACGGTAAACCGTCGAGCCAGCTCTGCGGTGCCACGAAGATGATCGGCAAGAGAATGCCACCGGCTGCTGCCAGGAGCAGGGCTGTGCGCCCAGAGAAGATTCACATCAGACACAAGTAGTCCCTACAAACGTCGTTGAGTCCCCTCGCCGATCAATTGGAGATTAGCGCCGAGGCCCTGATGGTATCGGTGGTTGCTGGTTTGTTCGGTGCGCCGAGCGCGATGCAGCCACCGCCTTCGGCCGCGGTGAGGGCGCCGGGAAGGCTATCGCCAAACCTTGTCTGATTTCTCCGGATATGTGGAGGAGGTGGCCTACCTGTAGGCCGTGGTGGAGGAGCCTCAGCTCGATGTCCAGGTCCGTGATGTCGAATTCGCGGTGGATGGGCGCAAGGTGGGGTGGTATAGGTGCGCAGCCGCCGGGCGCAGCGGTGAGGTCGTGGTCCGCTCATCCGGTCGGGAACCCGTTGCGATCCTCGCCGACGCGAAGGCCGGGTACAGCTTCGGGCGTGTGCCGGGCGCCCGACCGACCAGTTGCGATCCTCGCCCGGCGGAGAGTCGGGCGCAGCCCTTGCGGAGGACGGGGTTAATGTCCTGCGCCTCGTCGTTGCGATCCGCGCCCGGCGCGGGGCCGGGCGCAGCACCGCCGCCAGCTCGGTCAGCACGCTGTCGAGAACCTTGTTGCGATCCTCGCCGGGGGGGCACGAGGGCCGGGCGCAGCTTGGCTCACACGCCACTTCACGGCGCCGTAAGTGCGTTGCGATCCTCGCCCGGCGCGAGGGCCGAACGCAGCTCGGGAAGCTTCCATGCGGCGTATTCGGCCAGGTCGGTTTTGCGATCCTCGCCCGGCGCGAGTGCCGGGCGCAGCCGCCGCGCAGGAAGCCGTACGCGGGGATCTCCACGGTGTTGCGATCCTCGCCCGGCGCGAGGGCCGGGCGCAGCTCGGGGTTGTTGTCGGGGTCGGTGACCGGGTCCCAGGCGTTGCGATCCTCGCCCGGCGCGAGTGCCGGGCGCAGCTCTTCACCCCGTCCGGCGGGGCCGCGTAGACGTAGTGGTTGCGATCCTCGCCCGGCGCGAGTGCCGGGCACAGCAAGGTGCTCGGGCAGGCCCAGGCCGTGGTCGTCCATGTTGCGATCCTCGCCCGGCGCGAGTGCCGGGCGCAGCGCCGAGGCCGCCGCGAGGTACGCGGCCCGGACATCGTTGCGATCCTCGCCCGGCGCGAGTGCCGGGCGCAGCTTGACGGTGCGCCTGGCCACCGCCCGCGGCGTCCGGTTGCGATCCTCGCCCGGCACGAGTGCCGGGCGCAGCCAGCTGTCGATGGTGCCGTTGCCGACGAGGGTGCGGACGTTGCGATCCTCGCCGGCGCGAGTGCCGGGCGCAGCCCGAGGGCAACTGCACGTGCTGCCCGCGTCCGCCGAAGTTGCGATCCTCGCCGGGCGCGAGTGCCGGGCGCAGCTCGTCGACGGGCCGATGCCGAACGGCCCCTGGCCGAGGTTGCGATCCTCGCCCGGCGCGAGTGCCGGGCGCAGCAGCCGGGCCGGGGCCTCTGGTGCCGTTTCTCGTGGGGAGTTGCGATCCTCGCCCGGCGCGAGTGCTGGGCGCAGCTCTGGGGCTACTGGCCTTCGGCCCGGCGCCGCTGGATGTTGCGATCCTCGCCCGGCGCGAGTGCCGGGCGCAGCTCCACGCAGCGGGACAAGGCGTGGACGATGACGTGGTTGCGATCCTCGCCCGGCGCGAGTGCCGGGCGCAGCTGGTCACGCGGGCTGCGCGACCTGCTGCTACCGGGCGAGGTTGCGATCCTCGCCCGGCGCGAGTGCCGGGCGCAGCGACGAGATCGCCGAGCAGCTGCACACCCAGGCCGTCGTTGCGATCCTCGCCCGGCGCGAGTGCCGGGCGCAGCAGCACCGGTCAAACGCCTGCACGGTGTGCCACCCCGAGTTGCGATCCTCGCCCGGCGCGAGTGCCGGGCGCAGCTCCTCGCCGCCTGCCACACCTGCAACACGTCCAAGGGCGTTGCGCTCCTCGCCCGGCGCGAGTGCCGGGCGCAGCGTCCGGTCGGGGCTGCCGGCCGGGTCGCCGTTCAACCCGTTGCGATCCTCGCCCGGCGCGAGTGCCGGGCGCAGCTACCGGGGGATCACCGGCGGGCGCTCGCCGCACACCGTTGCGATCCTCGCCCGGAGCGAGTGCCGGGCGCAGCTGCCGCGCTGCACCAGCTGGCGTACGACATCGTCGAGTTGCGATCCTCGCCCGGCGCGAGTGCCGGGCGCAGCCGGCGTCGGACGCGCGGTACTCCGCGCCGACGATGCGGTTGCGATCCTCGCCCGGCGCGAGTGCCGGGCGCAGCCGATACCCGAGATGGGGAATGGCGAGATGCCAAGCGAGTTGCGATCCTCGCCCGGCGCGAGTGCCGGGCGCAGCTGCGCGACCGTATACACGAGCCAGTCGCGCGAGTGCGCGTTGCGATCCTCGCCCGGCGCGAGTGCCGGGCGCAGCACGACGAGACCGCCCAGACGCTGGGCGCGGAGTTCGAGTTGCGATCCTCGCCCGGCGCGAGTGCCGGGCGCAGCCTGTGCGGCCATGGGCATCGACTGGATGACCAACGAGGTTGCGATCCTCGCCCGGCGCGAGTGCCGGGCGCAGCTTCGACTGCAGCGGGCTGATGCAGTGGGTGTTCGGGTTGCGATCCTCGCCCGGCGCGAGTGCCGGGCGCAGCGGCTCACGAGCAGCAGAGATAGCGACCTGACAATGAACACTCGACTCACTCGTAGTCCGATTTGTTCATCCAATCCATATTTCTTGGCTCGGAAGCTCCCTGTGTTTCCGCGTTCACTTGGGGTTCCTAGATCACGAAGGCTCCCCGTGGGTCGATCACCCGCGGCTTGGCAAGATGTTCACCGTCGTCGAGCGCGTGGCCTGGCAGCCGGTAAACCCGGATGCAGTTCTGGGCCGGGGCGTTGACCTCCTGGAGCGCGGTGACCAAAACGCACCTTGTCGGTTTCGCGGCAGACCACCTCGAACACCGATTTCTGCTGCTGGAAAATGGTCCCTACGAAGTCATTGAGTTGCCGCAGGGCGCCGCCAGCAGGCCCGGTCAGGCTAGGCCCGTCAGGCGGCCATGTTCACCTCCCAGCCCTGCTGCGCCGACGTACGCCTGACGCCGTGTCGCCTCAACTGTAGGTTCTGATGCAAGCGTCAGGGGCGCACCCGGACTACCGGCCGTTTCCCGTGCGACCGGGCCTCGGGCCATTACCCAGCGACAGCAGTAGGGATCCGATGTCGGTGGTGGCAGGGAGCTGTCCCTGCCACCACCTGCTCAATGGCACCTACCCATGACCTTCTGGCTTTGGTTTATGGCTGCTAAGCATGCGCACGGTAGTGCTGAGCTTGATCGGTGCGTCGTCGGGGCCTCGGAGGAACGGGTTGATGTAGACGGGGCGGCGCAGCGCTCTGCCCGGTCCGTACGGCTGGTTGCGCCAGTGGCCGGATACCCAAAACCGGCTGGTTTGGGAGGGCGTTGCTTCGCCCGGCGCTGATCCCGTCCTGGGCGATATGGCGGTGCGGCTGGCACGGATGTGCACGATCTGCACCTCGGGCACGGGTCGGTTCATGCGGGCGTAGGTCTTGCGAACGACCTTGTCGACCTTTACTGCCGTGACTTCGGCGGCCTGTTGCGCAATCAGTAGCCATGTTGCGACCAGCGCTACCGCCGGGTGGCCAGGCATCACGTGCTGCTCGTGATCCTGGATGGTGCTCATCGGGGCGAGCCAACCCACCTGCTCGCGCAGTCGCTGCAGCGGTTTGCCGTCCAGTCCTCCGCCGACAGTGCGGTAGACGACCAGGTACCAGCCGTCGCGGTTGGCGGTCCACGACGCTGCGGCGAGTTGCCGACACGTCACAGGCCGCGACCACACGAGCATTCCGTCTGCTGAGGGCATGAGATCGCGGCTGATGGTGACGTCGGGGAGTCTCTCTGAGGCGTGCTCGGCAAGGTCGGTGAAGTCGCTGTCGACCCAG comes from Micromonospora viridifaciens and encodes:
- a CDS encoding CRISPR-associated helicase/endonuclease Cas3 — encoded protein: MNLLWAHSPAPGSSRWHSLADHLRGTAELARRFTVSFGAGEVAYWLGALHDVGKAACAWQDKLAAVASTGRPVGIDHKSFGTWIAHERGLGAFAGAIFGHHGGLIDAPNLLEAFRRKLADAPGDVASAERELLGLLPDLPERLDPLVPADWRADPLVGEMALRLCYSALVDADSLDTSAHFQALPSPRVRPDADFGHLYKLFEQRRRGELAGRGGTPVGSLREQVYAECLAAAERDRGVFRLGAPTGAGKTLASGGFALRHAEKHGLRRVIVALPFLTITEQNAAVYRRLLDEEGGEPVVLEHHSQADFDDPRAGRWARLAAENWDAPFVVTTFVRLFESLYARKPSAMRRVHRLANSVIVLDEVQALPHAMLAPILDGLRLLVRHFGATVLLSSATQPSFWALDEFKGVPCTDLLHDTSKLVSDLRRVRYEWQLDPKPTLADIADQAASESAALVVVNTTGDAKAVFDRWRDAEPSGAAWHLSTRMCPDHRRRVLEKVRARLRRGERVLLVATQLIEAGVDVDFPVVFRAMAPADSLLQAAGRANREGRMADGGRVVVFAPEDGGQPPTYKTLVGCTARQFGPEKVDPDDLEALGRYYRNVYDLLNLADGQHVGQRIQQARRRWEFQTVAEGPMDASTNLRDRKLAFRMIDDDGISVVAPQGAETPELRRELENLVEELRQAPVPDLAKLRRLQAYTTNLHPSALRQSGVMALMRPILGGDAVRRGVLVEWVGEYDDATGINLDPNLEQFVL